From one Formosa sediminum genomic stretch:
- a CDS encoding cation diffusion facilitator family transporter, whose protein sequence is MSSAHNHTHNHPNLKGRNLIISILLNVLITLSQVIGGLISGSLALLSDALHNFTDVVSLIVSYVATRLSKQKASISRTFGYKRAEILAAFINATTLIVIAILLIIEAYKRFFNPEPIGTNLVIWLSILGILSNGFSVLLLKNDAKSNLNMRSAYIHLFTDMMASVAVLIGGLLMKYFEMFWVDSVLTFLIGLYLIWVGYDLLITSTRMLMLFTPSHINVKDVVRTINKLPKVKTLHHVHIWNLNDDELHLEAHLDFKENISLTQFNDILLQIETVLHDNFNINHVNIQPEFNKQDPKEIIVQD, encoded by the coding sequence ATGTCTAGTGCTCATAACCATACTCACAATCATCCTAATTTAAAAGGTAGAAACTTAATTATTTCTATTTTATTAAATGTACTTATAACTTTAAGTCAGGTTATTGGAGGTCTTATTTCTGGAAGTTTAGCTTTATTAAGCGATGCGCTTCATAATTTTACAGATGTTGTTTCTTTAATAGTAAGTTATGTCGCAACAAGATTATCTAAACAAAAGGCTTCTATTAGTAGAACATTTGGTTATAAACGTGCCGAGATTTTAGCAGCATTTATTAACGCTACTACTTTAATAGTTATTGCTATTTTATTAATTATTGAAGCTTATAAACGTTTTTTTAATCCCGAACCTATAGGTACTAATTTAGTAATTTGGTTATCTATTTTAGGTATTTTATCTAACGGATTTAGTGTTTTGTTATTAAAAAACGATGCGAAATCTAATTTAAATATGAGGAGCGCTTATATCCATTTATTTACAGATATGATGGCTAGTGTTGCTGTATTAATAGGTGGACTACTAATGAAATATTTTGAGATGTTTTGGGTAGATAGTGTGCTTACTTTTTTAATTGGATTATACTTAATTTGGGTAGGGTACGATTTGTTAATAACCTCCACGCGAATGCTTATGCTTTTTACGCCTTCTCATATAAATGTTAAAGATGTAGTACGTACTATAAATAAACTGCCTAAAGTAAAAACCTTACACCATGTACATATCTGGAACTTAAATGATGATGAGTTACATTTAGAAGCCCATTTAGACTTTAAAGAAAATATTTCATTAACTCAATTTAATGATATCTTATTGCAAATTGAAACTGTATTACATGATAATTTTAATATCAATCATGTAAATATTCAGCCTGAATTTAATAAACAAGATCCCAAAGAAATTATAGTACAAGATTAA
- a CDS encoding GNAT family N-acetyltransferase has product MISFTIKYFNELNIHELYALLQLRSEVFVVEQDCVYQDIDGKDNKALHVLGFKHNQLVAYTRVFRSGDYFENASIGRVIVKETERKHKYGFEIMNASIHAINEHFNETVIKISAQKYLESFYMSLGFKTVSEPYLEDGIPHIAMLLKP; this is encoded by the coding sequence ATGATAAGCTTTACAATTAAATATTTTAATGAACTTAATATACACGAATTATATGCTTTATTGCAGTTAAGAAGTGAAGTTTTTGTAGTTGAACAAGACTGTGTCTATCAAGATATAGACGGAAAAGATAATAAAGCATTACATGTTTTAGGTTTTAAACACAACCAATTAGTAGCATATACTAGAGTTTTTAGATCTGGCGATTATTTTGAAAATGCAAGTATTGGTCGTGTTATTGTAAAAGAAACCGAGCGTAAACATAAATATGGTTTCGAGATTATGAATGCCTCAATACACGCTATAAACGAGCACTTTAATGAAACAGTAATTAAAATTTCTGCACAAAAATATTTAGAATCTTTTTATATGTCTTTAGGTTTTAAAACTGTTTCAGAGCCCTATTTAGAAGATGGTATTCCGCATATAGCAATGCTTTTAAAACCTTAA